In Elaeis guineensis isolate ETL-2024a chromosome 1, EG11, whole genome shotgun sequence, a genomic segment contains:
- the LOC105037516 gene encoding pentatricopeptide repeat-containing protein At1g43980, mitochondrial, which yields MIVSPPNLGPIKKFDVSSFSILIGRCTSLNSLPSAQTLHSNLIKTGLHRHTFLANRLLDLYSRLGSTTSAFQVFDEIPSKNTFSFNILLALLSKTGRIRDARQLFEEMPQRDTVSWNSIISAYISNGLFAEAFELLYKMQDLGARFSEYTLSLAASCVSDARHAKQVHGFLIRSGLNSSNNVMDNALIDMYGRVGVISYACGVFRAMEDLDVISWNSMISVYGNSGHGEKALECFRSMRAHGFPIDEFTVSSVIHACADLGHLAEGEQLLAQCFKMGFLSNSVVSSAVIDLYSMCGRLENSIRLFEEMDRWDSALCNSMVSTYARIRLVHEARSLFVVALRKEMRPTGFTFASILCSSSCFGLTEQGTQIHCWVFKLGFEADLIVSSALVDMYTKLGSAESALKIFSAMATRDLVFWNTMIMGLARNGQGTEALRIFKQMQDSGTQPDRITLVGVLSACSHEGLVHEGKRIFSSMEKKYGVVRGLEHYNCMVDMMGQAGRLREAMEIIETMPHKPTAATWELLLEACRIHGNMQLEEIVAEKVMELEPCSSVPYFVLARVYGTRGRWESMARVWKTMGDRGVKKVGGCSWICIRNLIFIFTSDQILHYGGEDTYLMLRLLCWEMVGEGYVPEQHEEMEDQEK from the coding sequence ATGATCGTTTCCCCTCCAAACCTTGGACCTATCAAAAAATTCGATGTTTCCTCCTTTTCTATCCTCATTGGCCGCTGCACCTCTCTCAACTCCCTCCCCTCCGCCCAAACCCTCCACTCCAACCTCATCAAAACCGGCCTCCACCGCCACACATTCCTCGCCAACCGCCTCCTCGACCTCTACTCTCGCCTCGGCTCCACCACCTCCGCCTTCCAAGTCTTCGACGAAATCCCCTCCAAGAACACCTTCTCGTTTAACATTCTTCTCGCTCTCCTCTCCAAGACCGGCCGCATTCGAGATGCCCGCCAGCTCTTCGAAGAAATGCCCCAGCGGGATACCGTCAGCTGGAATTCCATCATCTCCGCGTACATCTCCAATGGCTTGTTCGCCGAGGCCTTTGAACTTCTGTACAAAATGCAAGACCTCGGAGCGAGGTTCAGTGAGTACACGCTGTCCCTCGCTGCCTCCTGTGTCTCCGATGCTCGGCACGCCAAACAAGTGCATGGGTTTCTCATCCGCAGTGGCTTGAATTCATCGAACAACGTGATGGACAATGCGCTTATCGATATGTATGGAAGGGTTGGAGTCATCAGTTATGCTTGCGGTGTCTTTCGAGCCATGGAGGACCTCGATGTCATCTCTTGGAATTCGATGATCTCGGTCTATGGCAACTCAGGTCATGGTGAGAAGGCATTGGAGTGTTTTCGTTCGATGAGGGCTCACGGGTTTCCAATTGATGAGTTCACGGTGTCGTCGGTGATCCATGCCTGCGCGGATCTTGGGCATTTGGCCGAGGGTGAGCAACTTCTGGCCCAGTGCTTCAAGATGGGATTCCTTTCGAATTCTGTAGTTTCTAGTGCTGTTATTGACCTGTATTCCATGTGTGGCAGACTGGAGAATTCGATTCGGCTCTTCGAAGAAATGGACAGATGGGATTCAGCCCTCTGCAATTCCATGGTATCAACCTACGCCCGTATCAGGCTTGTGCATGAAGCTCGGAGTCTCTTTGTGGTGGCTCTGAGGAAGGAAATGAGGCCGACGGGATTCACCTTTGCAAGTATTCTGTGCTCAAGTTCCTGTTTTGGGTTGACTGAGCAGGGAACACAGATCCACTGTTGGGTTTTTAAATTGGGTTTTGAGGCAGATTTGATTGTTTCTAGTGCTCTTGTAGACATGTATACTAAGTTAGGATCGGCGGAATCGGCTttgaaaattttttcagcaatggCTACCAGGGACTTGGTCTTCTGGAATACCATGATCATGGGCTTAGCTCGAAATGGGCAAGGCACAGAAGCTCTAAGAATTTTCAAACAAATGCAAGACAGTGGTACCCAACCTGATAGAATTACTCTGGTTGGTGTTTTGTCTGCTTGCAGTCATGAAGGCTTGGTCCATGAAGGAAAGAGAATATTTTCATCCATGGAGAAGAAATACGGGGTGGTACGAGGCCTCGAGCACTATAACTGCATGGTGGACATGATGGGCCAAGCAGGAAGGCTGAGAGAGGCAATGGAGATTATAGAGACCATGCCTCACAAGCCTACTGCAGCAACATGGGAATTGCTTCTTGAAGCTTGCAGGATTCACGGGAACATGCAGCTAGAAGAAATAGTTGCAGAGAAAGTGATGGAGTTGGAGCCTTGCTCATCAGTTCCTTATTTTGTATTAGCTCGGGTGTATGGTACGAGAGGGAGGTGGGAGAGCATGGCTCGAGTGTGGAAGACCATGGGAGATAGAGGTGTGAAGAAGGTTGGTGGATGCAGTTGGATTTGCATTAGAAATCTCATCTTCATTTTTACTTCTGACCAGATATTGCATTATGGAGGGGAAGACACATACTTGATGTTACGTTTGTTGTGTTGGGAGATGGTGGGTGAGGGATATGTTCCCGAACAGCATGAAGAAATGGAAGATCAAGAAAAGTGA